ATTTTAGCCATGCTAGAGCGCCGTCCGCAAACTACGGCAAATGTAGAAGAAAATTTCTCAGAGCACTCAAAACAAATTTTAAACAGCCTTTTGCAAGACGGCGTGGTTTATCAAACCGACGTTGCCGGCGTTAAATTTTATAAATTAAGATGATAGATGAAGCGAATTTTAACTATACAAGACATCTCGTGCGTGGGCAAATGCTCGCTCACCGTCGCACTTCCCATAATCAGCGCCCAAGGCATCGAGGCGTGCATCTTACCAACGGCACTGCTCTCAACTCACACTGGCTTTAAAAATTTCACTTTTCGTGATTTGACTGATGAATTTGACGCTATAACGCAGGTTTGGCACAAAGAGGGCATCAGCTTTGATGGAATTTACACTGGATTTTTAGGTAGTTTTAGGCAGCTTGAGCTTATAGAGAGGGTCTTTGCTGAGTTTGATAGTGGCTCTTTGCTAAGGCTTGTGGATCCTTGTATGGGCGATAATGGCAAGCTCTATCACGGATTTGATGAGAAATTTGTGGCAAAGATGAGAGAGCTTTGCACAAAGGCACACGTCATCACGCCAAACATAACTGAGGCAAGTTTTATGTGTGCAAAGTCATTTTTAAGCGATGGATACGGCGAGGATTACATTTTAGAGTTGCTTGAGGGCTTGGCTAGTTTTGGCGCGCAAAAGATCGTTTTAAAGGGCATTAGGTATAGGCAAAATGAGTGTGGCATCATAGCATATGACGCAAAGACGAAAGAAAAAGTGGAGTATTTTCACGAGTATTTGCCATTTCACGCAAGTGGCACCGGGGACATTTTCGCTTCAGTGCTTTTTGGCTCGCTCATAAATGGTGAAAGCATGCAAAATGCTATCAAAAAGGCAGCAAATTTTGTGCTTGAGAGCATCAAGATCACGCTAAAAGATGATAATCGCACGTGGTATGGTGTGCAGTTTGAAAAATTGCTTAGAAATTTTTAGCACTTTATGGCAGGGAGTGATTTAAATTTGTGTCATTATAACCCCTCAAAGTGACATAGTTAAAACAAAATTTCATATTTATTTAAATTAATTTTACTTTTATATAAAAAGTTGAATAATTACGCAAATATTGATCAAGGAGTGATTTATGAAGTCTTTAAGGATTAAAATTTCTGTTATTTTGACAGCTGTGATCGTGCTGCTACTAGTCGGCGTTAGCCTCATTAGTTACAACATAGCTCGCAATCTATATACAGAAAAAGTTGTGAAAGATGAGCTACCACTAGCTGTCTCAAACGTTGCAGGTGAGATCGGCTATGCCATAGACAAGATCATCAACACCTCTTATCAGATGACCAAAAACGACTATCTTCTCAAGTGGATCGACGAGGGCGAGCCAAAAGACGGATTAGCAACGCTTTTTAACTACAACACCGACCTTATGAAGGCGTTTAACCTCTCAACAGCGATGTTTGTCTCTGATAAAACTCTAAACTACTACACAAACGACAAAATTTTAAAGCAGCTTAGCAAGGACAATCCACGCGATAGCTGGTACTTTGACGTTAAAAATGGCAAAGAGGTAAATTCTCTAAATATCCAAGTCTCAGAAGCTACTGGCTCTCTAACACTTTATGTAAATAGCAAGGTTGAAAAAGACGGCAAATTTTATGGCGTCAGCGCGATAGGCATGAACCTTGATGACATCGTAAATTTAGTCACCTCAAAAACCATGGGCGAGGGCAGTAAATTCTTAATGGTTGATTCAAGCGGTATCGTAAAGATAGAAAAGAGCGACAGGGTCGGCAAATTAAATGTAAAAGATGTCCTTGGCAAAGAGAAATTTGATGTCTTGATGAATAAAAATGGCGGCGTCATCCGTCACTTTAACGGCACGAGAAATTTGATAATTGGCTCAAAATATATCCCAAGCCTTGATTGGTACCTATTTGGTGAGATGGACGAGGATGTGCTTTTAAAAGATTTGCATACGCTATTTTACTCAGCTATCGGCGTTATCTTAGCAGCGATCATCATCTCTGTGATAGTTTCACTTCTAATGTCGTCTTACCTCCTAAAAATCATCCTCAAACTAAAAACAGGCCTACTATCTTTCTTTGATCTACTAAATCACAAGACAAACAAAGCACAGCCTATAGAGATAACATCTAAAGATGAATTTGGTCAAATGGCAGAGCTAATAAACAAAAACACAAAGGCCATT
Above is a window of Campylobacter concisus DNA encoding:
- a CDS encoding pyridoxamine kinase; translated protein: MKRILTIQDISCVGKCSLTVALPIISAQGIEACILPTALLSTHTGFKNFTFRDLTDEFDAITQVWHKEGISFDGIYTGFLGSFRQLELIERVFAEFDSGSLLRLVDPCMGDNGKLYHGFDEKFVAKMRELCTKAHVITPNITEASFMCAKSFLSDGYGEDYILELLEGLASFGAQKIVLKGIRYRQNECGIIAYDAKTKEKVEYFHEYLPFHASGTGDIFASVLFGSLINGESMQNAIKKAANFVLESIKITLKDDNRTWYGVQFEKLLRNF